A window of Leclercia adecarboxylata contains these coding sequences:
- the cspD gene encoding cold shock-like protein CspD, giving the protein METGTVKWFNNAKGFGFICPEGGGEDIFAHYSTIQMDGYRTLKAGQAVRFDVHLGPKGNHASVIVPIEAEVVA; this is encoded by the coding sequence ATGGAAACGGGTACAGTTAAGTGGTTCAACAACGCCAAAGGGTTTGGTTTTATCTGCCCTGAAGGCGGCGGCGAAGACATCTTCGCGCATTACTCCACCATTCAGATGGATGGTTACAGAACGCTGAAAGCCGGGCAGGCCGTCCGGTTCGATGTACACCTTGGGCCAAAAGGCAATCATGCCAGCGTTATTGTGCCCATCGAAGCAGAAGTGGTGGCATAG
- the clpS gene encoding ATP-dependent Clp protease adapter ClpS, producing MGKTNDWLDFDKLAEDKVRDALKPPSMYKVMLMNDDYTPMEFVIDVLQKFFSYDVERATQLMLTVHYHGKAICGVFTAEVAETKVAMVNQYARENEHPLLCTLEKA from the coding sequence ATGGGTAAGACGAACGACTGGCTCGATTTTGACAAGCTGGCGGAAGATAAAGTGCGCGACGCGCTAAAACCGCCATCTATGTATAAAGTTATGTTAATGAACGATGATTACACGCCGATGGAATTTGTTATTGACGTGCTACAAAAGTTCTTTTCTTATGATGTAGAACGTGCAACGCAACTGATGCTTACGGTTCACTATCATGGCAAAGCCATCTGCGGTGTTTTTACTGCTGAAGTCGCCGAAACAAAGGTGGCAATGGTGAACCAGTATGCGAGGGAGAACGAGCATCCGTTGCTGTGTACGCTGGAAAAAGCCTGA
- the clpA gene encoding ATP-dependent Clp protease ATP-binding subunit ClpA yields MLNQELELSLNMAFARAREHRHEFMTVEHLLLALLSNPSAREALEACSVDLVALRQELEAFIEQTTPVLPVSEEERDTQPTLSFQRVLQRAVFHVQSSGRSEVTGANVLVAIFSEQESQAAYLLRKHEVSRLDVVNFISHGTRKDEPNQASDSSNQVNSEEQAGGEERMENFTTNLNQLARVGGIDPLIGRDKELERAIQVLCRRRKNNPLLVGESGVGKTAIAEGLAWRIVQGDVPEVIADCTIYSLDIGSLLAGTKYRGDFEKRFKALLKQLEQDTNSILFIDEIHTIIGAGAASGGQVDAANLIKPLLSSGKIRVIGSTTYQEFSNIFEKDRALARRFQKIDITEPSVEETVQIINGLKPKYEAHHDVRYTAKAVRAAVELAVKYINDRHLPDKAIDVIDEAGARARLMPVSKRKKTVNVADIESVVARIARIPEKSVSQSDRDTLKNLGDRLKMLVFGQDKAIEALTEAIKMARAGLGHEHKPVGSFLFAGPTGVGKTEVTVQLSKALGIELLRFDMSEYMERHTVSRLIGAPPGYVGFDQGGLLTDAVIKHPHAVLLLDEIEKAHPDVFNLLLQVMDNGTLTDNNGRKADFRNVVMVMTTNAGVRETERKSIGLIHQDNSTDAMEEIKKVFTPEFRNRLDNIIWFDHLSTEVIHQVVDKFIVELQVQLDQKGVSLEVSQEARNWLAEKGYDRAMGARPMARVIQDNLKKPLANELLFGTLVDGGQVTVALDQAKNELTYDFQSAAKHKPEAAH; encoded by the coding sequence ATGCTCAATCAAGAACTGGAACTCAGTTTAAACATGGCTTTCGCCAGAGCGCGTGAGCACCGACATGAGTTTATGACGGTCGAGCACCTGCTGCTTGCACTGCTCAGTAACCCATCCGCCCGCGAAGCACTTGAAGCCTGCTCCGTGGACCTGGTGGCGCTGCGTCAGGAACTTGAAGCCTTCATCGAACAGACCACACCTGTGCTGCCCGTCAGTGAAGAGGAGCGCGATACACAACCCACGCTCAGCTTCCAGCGTGTACTCCAGCGTGCGGTGTTTCACGTCCAGTCCTCCGGACGTAGCGAAGTTACCGGTGCAAACGTACTGGTTGCCATCTTCAGCGAGCAGGAGTCGCAAGCCGCCTACCTGCTGCGCAAACACGAAGTCAGCCGCCTTGATGTGGTGAACTTCATCTCTCACGGAACGCGAAAAGACGAGCCGAATCAGGCGTCGGATTCCAGCAATCAGGTCAACAGCGAAGAGCAAGCAGGCGGGGAGGAACGTATGGAAAACTTCACCACCAATCTTAACCAGCTTGCCCGCGTCGGCGGTATCGACCCGCTGATAGGCCGCGACAAAGAGCTGGAAAGGGCGATTCAGGTGCTTTGCCGCCGCCGCAAGAACAACCCGCTGCTGGTGGGGGAATCTGGCGTGGGTAAAACCGCCATCGCCGAAGGGCTCGCCTGGCGCATTGTGCAGGGCGACGTCCCGGAAGTGATCGCCGACTGCACCATCTATTCGCTGGATATCGGTTCCCTGCTGGCCGGCACTAAGTACCGCGGTGATTTTGAAAAACGTTTCAAAGCGCTGCTGAAACAGCTGGAGCAGGATACCAACAGCATTCTGTTTATCGACGAGATCCATACCATCATCGGTGCCGGTGCGGCTTCCGGTGGCCAGGTAGATGCCGCCAACCTGATTAAACCGCTGCTCTCCAGCGGCAAGATCCGCGTGATTGGCTCAACCACCTACCAGGAGTTCAGCAATATTTTCGAAAAAGATCGCGCCCTGGCGCGTCGCTTCCAGAAAATCGACATTACTGAACCGTCGGTTGAAGAAACGGTGCAGATCATCAACGGCCTGAAGCCGAAGTACGAAGCGCACCACGATGTGCGTTATACCGCGAAAGCGGTGCGTGCGGCGGTGGAGCTGGCGGTGAAATACATCAACGACCGTCATCTGCCGGATAAAGCGATCGACGTGATCGACGAAGCGGGCGCGCGTGCCCGTCTGATGCCGGTCAGCAAGCGTAAGAAAACGGTCAACGTGGCGGATATTGAATCCGTGGTGGCCCGCATCGCGCGTATCCCTGAGAAGAGCGTGTCTCAGAGCGACCGCGACACGCTGAAAAACCTCGGCGATCGCCTGAAAATGCTGGTCTTTGGTCAGGATAAAGCCATTGAGGCCTTAACCGAGGCCATCAAGATGGCCCGCGCCGGACTGGGGCATGAACATAAGCCTGTAGGTTCCTTCCTGTTCGCCGGTCCGACCGGGGTGGGGAAAACCGAGGTGACGGTGCAGCTCTCTAAAGCGCTGGGTATTGAGCTGCTGCGCTTTGATATGTCCGAGTATATGGAGCGTCACACCGTTAGCCGTCTGATCGGTGCGCCTCCGGGCTATGTGGGCTTTGACCAGGGCGGCCTGCTCACCGATGCGGTGATCAAGCATCCGCATGCGGTTCTGCTGCTCGATGAGATCGAGAAAGCGCACCCTGACGTCTTTAACCTGCTGCTGCAGGTGATGGACAACGGCACGCTGACCGACAACAACGGGCGCAAGGCGGACTTCCGTAACGTGGTGATGGTGATGACCACCAACGCCGGTGTGCGTGAGACCGAGCGTAAGTCCATCGGCCTGATCCACCAGGATAACAGCACCGATGCGATGGAAGAGATCAAGAAGGTCTTTACGCCGGAGTTTCGTAACCGTCTGGATAACATTATCTGGTTCGATCATCTGTCTACCGAGGTGATCCATCAGGTGGTGGATAAGTTCATCGTCGAGCTGCAGGTTCAGCTGGATCAGAAAGGGGTCTCCCTGGAAGTGAGTCAGGAAGCCCGCAACTGGCTGGCGGAGAAAGGCTACGATCGTGCGATGGGTGCCCGTCCGATGGCGCGTGTGATTCAGGACAACCTGAAGAAACCGTTGGCTAACGAGCTGCTGTTTGGAACGCTTGTGGACGGCGGGCAGGTGACGGTGGCCCTGGATCAGGCGAAGAACGAGCTGACGTATGATTTCCAGAGTGCGGCGAAGCATAAGCCGGAAGCGGCTCACTAA